A single window of Pseudochaenichthys georgianus unplaced genomic scaffold, fPseGeo1.2 scaffold_521_arrow_ctg1, whole genome shotgun sequence DNA harbors:
- the ric3b gene encoding protein RIC-3b: MAMSMFQKVTLATCLVLCVALLMPKILLSRGRKDGADRPDGGGNFPPKVNRQAAPEGRGQKSASSFSRAQNTEANARAKGAGTGAGTGGKSNLAGQIIPVYGFGILLYILYILFKITSKGNNNNNKPAESRFPSVRSENIKRKISDFELSQLQDKLRETEMVMENIVSYANHSSDRVAGVTADQEESLLQQLTEITRVMQEGQLVEDMTPEKKNQEDWEDYPEEPQQPWEHPSHCSCQQHQTAEEAERTQADGADVETLPEDVTNGAEDPSAERESDPAAVRGEEAELQREEVPEHKQGAGGIDLGVPEEELGGVLEELELTLKVTTLMEQEKMDDLSRTAETETSGSSVRRRNKKRRAKKASH, translated from the exons ATGGCGATGTCCATGTTCCAGAAGGTGACCCTCGCGACGTGTCTCGTGCTGTGCGTCGCGCTGCTGATGCCCAAAATTCTGCTGTCTCGCGGGAGGAAGGATGGTGCGGATCGACCGGACG GTGGGGGTAACTTTCCTCCTAAGGTAAACCGTCAGGCGGCCCCTGAGGGTCGGGGTCAGAAGTCGGCCTCCAGCTTCTCCAGAGCTCAGAACACCGAGGCCAACGCCCGGGCCAAAGGAGCAGGAACCGGGGCCGGGACGGGGGGGAAGTCCAACCTGGCCGGACAGATCATCCCCGTGTACGGCTTCGGGATCTTACTCTACATCCTCTACATCCTGTTTAAG ATCACATCTAagggcaacaacaacaacaacaagccggCAGAGAGCCGGTTCCCTTCAGTTCGCTCAGAGAACATAAAGAGGAAGATCT CCGACTTTGAGTTGTCGCAGCTGCAGGACAAACTGAGAGAGACGGAGATGGTGATGGAGAACATCGTCTCCTACGCCAACCACAGCTCTGACAG ggtggcGGGGGTGACGGCGGACCAGGAGGAGAGTCTCCTGCAGCAGCTGACGGAGATCACTCGGGTGATGCAGGAGGGCCAGCTGGTGGAGGATATGacaccagagaagaagaaccagGAGGACTGGGAAG ATTACCCCGAGGAGCCTCAGCAGCCGTGGGAGCATCCTTCACACTGCTCCTGTCAGCAGCACCAGACCGCGGAGGAGGCGGAGAGGACTCAAGCCGATGGAGCCGACGTGGAAACCCTCCCTGAGGACGTTACAAACGGAGCAGAGGATCCGAGCGCAGAGAGAGAATCTGACCCAGcagcagtgagaggagaggaggcggagctacaGAGGGAGGAGGTGCCTGAACACAAGCAGGGAGCGGGGGGGATCGACCTGGGCGTCCCGGAGGAGGAGCTGGGCGGAGTCCTGGAGGAGCTGGAGCTCACCCTGAAGGTGACCACGCTGATGGAGCAGGAGAAGATGGACGACCTCAGCAGGACCGCGGAGACGGAGACTTCCGGCAGCTCCGTCAGGCGCAGGAACAAGAAGAGGAGAGCCAAGAAAGCCTCACACTGA
- the psma1 gene encoding proteasome subunit alpha type-1, producing MFRNQYDNDVTVWSPQGRIHQIEYAMEAVKQGSATVGLKSKTHAVLVALKRAQSELAAHQKKILHVDNHIGISIAGLTADARLLCNFMRQECLDSRFVFDRPLPASRLVSLIGSKTQIPTQRYGRRPYGVGLLVAGYDDMGPHIFQTCPSANYFDCKAMSIGARSQSARTYLERCMEKFSDCNLNDLVQHGLRALRETLPSEQDLTTKNVSIGIVGKDMEFIIYDDADVAPFLEGLEERPQRKVAQPDEPAAGADPVVAEPMEH from the exons ATG TTTCGCAATCAGTACGACAACGACGTGACAGTATGGAGCCCCCAG GGCCGTATTCATCAGATCGAGTACGCCATGGAGGCTGTGAAGCAAGGCTCTGCAACTGTGGGACTCAAATCCAAAACCCATGCTGTCCTGGTTGCACTAAAG AGAGCCCAGTCTGAGCTGGCTGCCCATCAGAAGAAGATCCTGCATGTCGACAACCACATCGGCATCTCCATTGCTGGACTGACTGCTGATGCTAGACTGCTGTG TAACTTCATGCGTCAGGAGTGCTTGGACTCAAGATTTGTCTTCGACAGACCCCTCCCCGCATCACGCCTCGTCTCTCTTATTGGCAGCA AAACTCAAATCCCAACACAGAGATATGGAAGGAGGCCCTATGGTGTCGGACTCCTCGTTGCTGGCTATGAT GACATGGGCCCTCACATCTTCCAGACCTGCCCGTCAGCAAACTACTTCGACTGCAAAGCGATGTCCATCGGAGCTCGCTCTCAGTCTGCCCGCACCTACCTGGAGAGATGCATGGAGAAGTTCTCTGACT GTAATCTGAATGACCTGGTGCAGCATGGCCTCCGTGCTCTCAGAGAAACCCTCCCCAGCGAGCAGGACCTGACCACCAAG AATGTCTCCATCGGCATTGTGGGTAAGGACATGGAGTTCATCATTTACGACGATGCTGATGTCGCCCCGTTCCTGGAGGGTCTGGAGGAGAGGCCACAGAGAAAG gttgCTCAGCCCGATGAACCAGCAGCCGGTGCAGATCCAGTTGTTGCCGAGCCGATGGAGCACTGA